One Burkholderia sp. PAMC 26561 genomic window carries:
- the rfaE2 gene encoding D-glycero-beta-D-manno-heptose 1-phosphate adenylyltransferase has protein sequence MAAPFERKIMTRIALAALRPQLSAPVVFTNGVFDILHRGHVTYLADAKALGATLIVGVNSDASVRLLGKGDDRPINREDDRMALLAALESVDWVVKFEEFTPLELIGELHPDVLVKGGDYDMDKLAESALVRSWGGKALAIPFEHDRSTTALLKRVRTQG, from the coding sequence ATGGCCGCTCCTTTCGAACGCAAGATCATGACGCGCATTGCGCTTGCCGCGTTGCGCCCGCAACTGAGCGCGCCCGTAGTCTTCACGAATGGCGTTTTCGATATCCTGCATCGCGGACATGTGACCTATCTCGCCGATGCCAAAGCGCTGGGCGCAACGTTGATCGTGGGTGTGAACAGCGATGCATCGGTGCGTTTGCTCGGCAAGGGCGATGACCGGCCGATCAATCGTGAGGACGACCGCATGGCGCTCCTGGCTGCGCTGGAAAGCGTCGACTGGGTGGTGAAGTTCGAGGAGTTCACGCCGCTGGAACTGATCGGCGAACTGCATCCGGATGTGCTCGTGAAGGGCGGCGATTACGACATGGACAAGCTTGCCGAATCCGCTCTGGTGCGCAGTTGGGGCGGCAAGGCGCTCGCCATTCCGTTCGAACATGATCGCTCGACAACCGCGCTGCTCAAGAGGGTACGCACGCAGGGGTAG
- a CDS encoding ABC transporter ATP-binding protein has translation MSATLASAVRHKPTPVTAEPVIEVVDVTKRYGSTVIHEHLNLEVRRGEILALLGGSGSGKTTLVRQMLGLESPTSGTIRVLGEEWAKMNEETARMLRTRSGMMFQQGALFSSLSVYDNIAQPFRELGKIPEDLIREFVMLKLEMVGLSCKNMSKMPSALSGGMVKRVGIARAIALEPELLFLDEPTAGLDPKASDEFVDLIATLHRALGLTVVLVTHDLDTMVALSTRVAVLADRRVLVAAPVEEAVAVDHPFIREYFLGRRGRRALQALPPERRKRLPAVALEDAPCGPTL, from the coding sequence ATGTCGGCAACGCTCGCCTCGGCCGTTCGCCATAAGCCGACTCCGGTGACGGCGGAGCCTGTCATCGAAGTGGTCGATGTAACCAAGCGCTACGGCAGCACGGTGATTCACGAGCACCTGAACCTCGAAGTGCGGCGCGGCGAGATCCTCGCGCTGCTCGGCGGTTCGGGTTCCGGCAAGACCACGCTCGTGCGGCAGATGCTCGGACTCGAGTCGCCCACGAGCGGCACCATCCGCGTGCTCGGCGAAGAATGGGCCAAGATGAACGAAGAAACCGCGCGGATGCTGCGCACGCGCTCCGGCATGATGTTCCAGCAGGGCGCGCTGTTTTCTTCTTTGTCGGTGTACGACAACATTGCCCAGCCGTTTCGCGAACTCGGCAAGATCCCGGAAGACCTGATCCGCGAGTTCGTCATGCTCAAGCTCGAAATGGTCGGCCTTTCGTGCAAGAACATGAGCAAGATGCCGTCGGCGTTATCGGGCGGGATGGTCAAGCGCGTGGGTATTGCGCGGGCGATCGCGCTCGAACCCGAACTGCTTTTCCTCGATGAACCCACGGCCGGGCTCGACCCGAAGGCATCGGACGAATTTGTCGATTTGATTGCTACGCTGCATCGCGCGTTGGGTTTGACCGTGGTTCTCGTCACGCACGACCTGGACACCATGGTCGCGCTTTCCACGCGCGTGGCGGTGCTCGCCGATCGGCGGGTGCTGGTCGCCGCGCCCGTGGAAGAGGCGGTCGCGGTCGATCACCCGTTTATCCGCGAGTATTTTCTCGGGCGGCGCGGCAGGCGCGCGTTGCAGGCGCTTCCGCCCGAACGCCGCAAAAGGTTGCCGGCGGTCGCGCTCGAAGATGCGCCGTGCGGCCCCACGCTCTAG
- a CDS encoding MlaE family ABC transporter permease gives MNFDTPPGLKVEAGQQGKVVRLSGQWTALALARDHATTKRGVVERLRGVGQEAIKHWDLLPVERLDHVGGQALWRVWGRKLPEQVSLSDTQKEIFERVALLDANRDEPEVVDRIDPITRFGLILFSFFEHLYGGLALFGGFVLDLIGLVRRPKRIPWTEISANIYSAGTQALGITALVAFLIGIVLSYLSAQQLRMFGANQYIVNILGLSVIRELGPVLSAILVAGRSGSAITAQIGVMRVTEELDAMQVMGIPHGLRIVLPRVLALGIAMPLLVMWTNMVSLLGGALAAKLVLGIDLSFFARSLPSVVPIANLWIGLGKGVVFGMLIALAACHFGFRIKANSQSLGEGTTTSVVSSITIVILADAVFAILFQRVGI, from the coding sequence TTGAACTTCGACACTCCGCCAGGCCTCAAGGTCGAGGCCGGCCAACAGGGCAAGGTTGTCCGGCTTTCCGGCCAGTGGACGGCGCTTGCACTGGCGCGCGATCATGCGACCACCAAGCGCGGCGTGGTGGAACGGCTGCGCGGCGTGGGCCAGGAAGCAATCAAGCACTGGGACCTGCTGCCCGTCGAACGGCTCGATCACGTGGGCGGCCAGGCGCTCTGGCGCGTGTGGGGCAGGAAGCTCCCGGAGCAGGTGTCACTCTCCGACACGCAGAAAGAAATCTTCGAGCGCGTCGCATTGCTCGACGCCAATCGCGACGAGCCCGAGGTGGTGGATCGAATCGACCCCATCACGCGCTTCGGGCTGATCCTGTTCTCGTTCTTCGAGCATTTGTACGGCGGCCTGGCGCTGTTCGGCGGCTTCGTGCTGGACCTGATCGGACTGGTGCGTCGGCCGAAACGAATTCCGTGGACGGAGATATCCGCGAACATATATAGCGCCGGCACGCAGGCGCTCGGCATTACGGCGCTGGTCGCATTTTTGATCGGGATCGTACTGAGCTATTTGTCCGCGCAACAATTGCGCATGTTCGGCGCGAACCAGTACATCGTGAATATTCTCGGGTTGTCGGTGATCCGAGAACTGGGGCCTGTGCTCTCGGCCATCCTGGTCGCCGGGCGTTCAGGGTCCGCGATCACCGCGCAGATCGGCGTGATGCGGGTGACGGAAGAACTCGACGCCATGCAGGTCATGGGCATTCCGCACGGCTTGCGCATCGTGCTGCCGCGCGTGCTGGCGCTTGGTATTGCCATGCCGTTGCTGGTGATGTGGACCAACATGGTCTCGCTGCTCGGCGGCGCGCTGGCCGCGAAGCTGGTGTTGGGTATCGATCTGTCGTTTTTTGCGCGGTCGCTGCCGTCGGTCGTGCCTATCGCGAATTTGTGGATCGGGCTCGGCAAGGGCGTGGTGTTCGGCATGCTGATCGCGCTGGCCGCGTGTCATTTCGGCTTTCGCATCAAGGCGAACTCGCAAAGCTTGGGCGAGGGGACCACGACCTCGGTGGTGTCGTCCATCACCATCGTGATCCTGGCGGACGCCGTCTTCGCGATCCTTTTCCAACGGGTGGGAATCTGA
- a CDS encoding type III pantothenate kinase, with the protein MSEAPFLLIDAGNSRIKWSILTTAGESLRDGAVEHADPLEWPHDVKPGSVWISNVAGAAVHERIARQIEQRWPSLPYTFVRAQAKQLDVTNSYSEPSSLGSDRWCGMIGAHAAYPGENLLIATFGTATTLEALLADGTFTGGLIAPGWQLMMQSLGSHTAQLPTLQPDTARDALASSASVFANDTRAALSTGCLLAQAGLIERAWQDLRAQWNGDFRLILSGGAASEVAGALKVPHTRHDSLVLAGLALIARENAAPSAVTRTLE; encoded by the coding sequence GTGAGTGAAGCGCCGTTTTTGCTCATCGATGCCGGCAATAGCCGGATCAAGTGGTCGATCCTGACGACCGCAGGCGAAAGCCTGCGCGACGGCGCCGTCGAACACGCTGACCCACTGGAATGGCCGCATGATGTGAAACCGGGAAGCGTGTGGATATCGAACGTCGCCGGGGCGGCCGTGCACGAGCGTATTGCCCGTCAGATCGAGCAACGCTGGCCAAGCTTGCCGTACACATTCGTGCGCGCTCAGGCGAAACAACTGGACGTGACGAACAGCTATTCGGAACCGTCATCGCTTGGCAGCGACCGCTGGTGCGGCATGATCGGCGCGCACGCCGCGTATCCCGGCGAAAACCTGTTGATCGCGACCTTCGGCACGGCGACAACACTTGAAGCGCTGCTCGCCGATGGCACCTTTACCGGCGGCCTGATTGCGCCCGGCTGGCAGTTGATGATGCAATCGCTCGGCAGCCACACGGCGCAGTTGCCCACTCTCCAGCCCGATACAGCCCGCGACGCGCTCGCGTCGTCCGCAAGCGTTTTTGCAAATGACACGCGCGCGGCTTTATCGACAGGATGTTTGCTGGCGCAGGCCGGCTTGATAGAGCGTGCGTGGCAAGATCTGCGCGCGCAATGGAACGGCGATTTCCGCCTGATTCTGAGCGGCGGCGCGGCCAGCGAAGTAGCGGGCGCGTTAAAGGTGCCGCATACTCGTCACGACTCGCTGGTGCTCGCCGGACTCGCGTTGATCGCGCGCGAGAACGCTGCACCTTCTGCAGTGACCCGAACACTCGAATGA
- a CDS encoding biotin--[acetyl-CoA-carboxylase] ligase — MNSSNSSFPLDAAWRIDSERLMSLAARPVRDWSIEIVDETGSTNADLMAQLKAQPRNRTSASAPDSFSARSTLKAADGGPFVRVAYLQTAGRGRRGRAWIAQPGNALTFSVGCVLPRPLEGLAGLSLAVGTAVLEALNTLPLSASARLALKWPNDILLDDGKLAGILIETAWSTPRASAVVIGIGINLHGAAQLAAELNEAQRRNALPTPGNTPASLSRAWSDANLTDTLAAVLNALDATLARFGADGFRPFRQQWLAAHAYAGREVVLLEQGVEVARGLAVGIDDNGQLQIDTATGLRTASNGDVSLRLAEQRP; from the coding sequence ATGAACTCATCCAATTCGTCTTTTCCTCTCGATGCCGCCTGGCGTATCGACAGCGAGCGGCTCATGTCGCTGGCCGCGCGGCCGGTGCGCGACTGGTCAATCGAGATCGTCGATGAAACGGGCTCCACGAACGCCGACCTGATGGCGCAGCTCAAGGCGCAGCCGCGCAACAGGACGTCGGCGTCGGCGCCGGACTCGTTCTCGGCACGTTCCACGCTGAAGGCGGCTGATGGCGGCCCGTTCGTGCGCGTCGCGTACCTGCAGACCGCCGGGCGTGGACGGCGCGGGCGCGCGTGGATTGCGCAGCCGGGCAACGCGCTGACCTTCTCGGTCGGATGTGTGTTGCCACGGCCGCTGGAAGGGCTCGCGGGGTTGAGCCTCGCGGTCGGCACCGCCGTGCTCGAGGCGCTGAACACGTTGCCGCTGTCGGCATCGGCGAGACTCGCCTTGAAATGGCCGAACGACATATTGCTCGACGACGGCAAGCTCGCCGGCATCCTGATCGAAACCGCGTGGAGCACGCCGCGGGCGAGCGCCGTGGTGATCGGAATTGGCATCAACCTGCACGGCGCGGCGCAACTGGCGGCGGAACTCAATGAGGCCCAGCGCCGCAACGCGCTGCCCACGCCGGGGAACACGCCGGCGTCATTGTCGAGGGCCTGGAGCGACGCGAATCTCACCGATACCCTCGCCGCCGTGCTGAACGCGCTCGACGCCACGCTCGCGCGGTTCGGCGCCGACGGCTTCCGCCCGTTTCGCCAGCAATGGCTCGCGGCGCACGCGTATGCGGGGCGCGAGGTCGTGTTGCTGGAGCAAGGCGTGGAGGTGGCGCGCGGTCTGGCGGTGGGTATCGACGATAACGGCCAGTTGCAGATCGATACCGCGACTGGCCTCAGAACCGCCAGCAACGGCGACGTCTCGTTACGGCTCGCGGAGCAACGTCCGTGA